In a genomic window of Tissierella sp. Yu-01:
- a CDS encoding DUF5052 family protein, whose translation MKTKRNFKFVLIIVLLAIIGGLAGCALIKDKLAVLRGDLIGDNFVISVYDHYANKTLELEGSKITVGLFENEANDNPDSTGFESSVLEITINGNQMLQVGNTVIFAEKGLDMVEDYEVPTDIDVNNGGGFVPLDRFINDLKNDIGKEKTIIISSQMGIPLGVYQGEDVYVTVPENLPKMTRLNIDGNSLYIHRANYVILDSNMIN comes from the coding sequence ATGAAAACTAAAAGAAACTTTAAGTTTGTATTAATTATTGTACTACTAGCTATAATTGGAGGCTTAGCTGGATGTGCCTTAATTAAAGATAAATTGGCTGTTTTACGTGGGGATTTAATAGGGGATAACTTTGTAATATCGGTATATGATCATTATGCTAATAAGACCCTTGAATTAGAAGGAAGCAAAATAACTGTTGGGTTATTTGAGAATGAAGCCAATGATAATCCAGATTCAACAGGATTTGAATCAAGTGTATTAGAGATAACAATCAATGGCAATCAAATGCTTCAGGTAGGTAATACTGTAATCTTTGCAGAAAAAGGATTAGACATGGTAGAGGACTATGAAGTACCTACAGATATAGATGTAAATAATGGTGGTGGATTTGTTCCGCTGGATAGATTTATAAATGATTTAAAAAATGATATAGGTAAGGAAAAGACTATAATTATATCTAGTCAAATGGGAATTCCATTAGGAGTTTATCAAGGAGAAGATGTTTATGTTACAGTTCCTGAGAACTTACCTAAGATGACAAGATTGAATATAGATGGAAATAGCCTGTATATTCATAGAGCAAATTACGTAATATTGGATAGCAATATGATTAATTAA